From the Maioricimonas rarisocia genome, one window contains:
- a CDS encoding VOC family protein: MSALIGTHLRVARPTDEIDEIVAFYRDGLGFDVLGEFRGHEGFDGVMLGHAGVAYHLEFTRKEGHRAGRAPTEDNLLVFYLPDRDLWRQAVDRMVACGYEPVPAFNPYWDRQGATFEDPDGYRVVLQNAEWP, translated from the coding sequence ATGTCCGCTTTGATCGGCACCCACCTGAGAGTCGCCCGCCCGACTGACGAAATCGATGAGATCGTGGCGTTCTATCGGGATGGCCTCGGCTTCGATGTGCTCGGTGAATTCCGCGGACACGAGGGCTTTGACGGCGTCATGCTGGGCCATGCCGGAGTCGCCTATCACCTGGAGTTCACCCGGAAGGAAGGACACCGGGCAGGCAGGGCTCCCACCGAGGACAACCTGCTCGTGTTCTACCTGCCGGATCGGGACCTCTGGCGGCAGGCGGTCGATCGCATGGTTGCCTGCGGATACGAACCGGTCCCGGCGTTCAACCCGTACTGGGACCGTCAGGGAGCAACGTTCGAGGACCCGGACGGATACCGGGTTGTGCTGCAGAACGCGGAGTGGCCGTGA
- a CDS encoding 3'-5' exoribonuclease YhaM family protein, protein MSHLFVNQLADGESIDDIYLLSDKQLRANRNADLYLLAQLRDKTGQISGLLWNVSEDAVAHIQSGDYVRVRGKVQLYQGNLQVILTHIAQVQPTQVDPDDYIESTNQDVEKLLDRLREILLAIDDLNLRTLMECFLVDDEIVGGLSRAPAGVKLHHAYHGGLLEHIVNVLETALRIGDLYPKVDLNLLLAGIFLHDIGKLRELGYDQNFVYTDEGQLLGHLLLGVEMLNEKIPQVEQATGESFPQETALRLKHMLLSHHGTYEFGSPKLPMTPEAIALHHLDNLDAKINEFTNLIESDPNTASTWTPYQVNMQRKLYKGSGPTE, encoded by the coding sequence ATGAGCCACCTTTTCGTCAATCAGCTCGCCGACGGAGAGTCCATCGACGATATCTATCTGCTCAGCGACAAGCAGCTTCGGGCGAACCGCAACGCCGACCTCTACCTGCTCGCGCAGCTCCGCGACAAGACCGGGCAGATCAGCGGTCTGCTGTGGAATGTCAGCGAAGACGCGGTTGCCCATATCCAGTCGGGTGATTACGTCCGCGTCCGCGGCAAGGTTCAGCTGTATCAGGGCAATCTGCAGGTGATCCTCACGCACATCGCCCAGGTGCAGCCCACGCAGGTCGATCCCGACGACTACATCGAGTCAACGAACCAGGACGTCGAGAAGCTGCTCGACCGCCTTCGTGAGATCCTGCTCGCGATCGACGACCTCAACCTCCGCACGCTGATGGAGTGCTTTCTCGTCGACGACGAGATTGTGGGCGGACTCAGCCGCGCGCCCGCCGGCGTCAAGCTGCATCACGCCTACCACGGCGGACTGCTCGAACACATCGTCAACGTTCTCGAAACCGCCCTGCGGATTGGCGACCTGTACCCGAAGGTCGACCTCAACCTGCTGCTGGCCGGCATCTTTCTGCACGACATCGGCAAGCTTCGCGAACTCGGCTACGACCAGAACTTCGTCTACACCGACGAGGGACAGCTGCTCGGGCACCTGCTGCTCGGCGTCGAAATGCTCAATGAGAAGATTCCGCAGGTCGAACAGGCAACCGGCGAGTCATTCCCCCAGGAAACGGCCCTGCGACTCAAGCACATGCTGCTGAGTCACCACGGCACCTACGAATTCGGCAGCCCGAAACTCCCGATGACGCCCGAAGCGATCGCCCTGCACCACCTCGACAACCTCGACGCGAAGATCAACGAGTTCACCAACCTGATCGAGTCCGACCCGAACACGGCCTCCACCTGGACTCCCTACCAGGTCAACATGCAGCGGAAGCTGTACAAGGGGAGCGGCCCGACGGAGTAG
- the thiO gene encoding glycine oxidase ThiO has product MHDVVVVGGGVIGLAVAYELSRRGQKVQLLEQGQPGREASWAGAGILPPGCPAPPEDPLVGLTAATNRLWPRLSEELRESTGIDNGFRRCGSIEFGENPGNDVSDEMAAWQQIGAETEPLSTESARDYEENLDADWGPCFRLPQTCQVRNPRHLKALLGASEHEGVEIVSGATAVDFEMERERVTAVRTLTDRYPAERVIICSGSWTSPLLARAGIRAEIEPIRGQIVLLSTPQPVLRHVIECGHRYLVPRPDGRLLIGATQEQAGFDKRNTATAVQDLLQFALRLCPALADAHIERIWAGLRPRALRGRPYIGPSPRFENLYLAAGHFRWGLHLSPITGLLIRQMILGDPLEIDPSPFGFAVE; this is encoded by the coding sequence ATGCATGATGTCGTCGTTGTCGGTGGAGGCGTAATCGGCCTCGCCGTCGCCTATGAACTGTCCCGTCGCGGCCAGAAGGTCCAATTGCTCGAACAGGGACAGCCCGGTCGCGAAGCGTCCTGGGCTGGGGCCGGCATTCTTCCCCCCGGTTGCCCTGCCCCGCCGGAGGATCCGCTCGTCGGCCTCACGGCGGCCACGAATCGGCTCTGGCCGCGGCTGTCCGAAGAGCTGAGGGAATCGACCGGCATCGACAACGGTTTTCGCCGCTGCGGAAGCATCGAATTCGGCGAGAATCCCGGCAACGACGTTTCCGACGAGATGGCTGCCTGGCAGCAGATCGGCGCCGAAACCGAACCGCTTTCGACCGAGTCCGCCCGGGACTACGAAGAGAATCTCGATGCCGACTGGGGGCCCTGCTTCCGACTGCCGCAGACATGCCAGGTCCGCAATCCACGGCACCTGAAAGCCCTTCTCGGGGCCTCAGAGCATGAGGGGGTGGAGATCGTCAGCGGCGCCACGGCGGTCGATTTCGAGATGGAGCGGGAGCGGGTCACCGCCGTCCGCACACTCACCGACCGATATCCGGCCGAACGCGTCATCATCTGCAGCGGCTCATGGACCTCCCCGCTGCTGGCCCGAGCTGGCATCCGCGCCGAGATCGAACCGATCCGGGGACAGATCGTCCTGCTGTCGACCCCACAGCCGGTGCTGCGGCACGTGATCGAATGCGGCCATCGCTACCTGGTACCGCGGCCGGACGGTCGACTGCTGATCGGCGCCACGCAGGAGCAGGCCGGCTTCGACAAGCGGAACACCGCAACCGCCGTGCAGGATCTCCTCCAGTTTGCCCTCAGGCTCTGCCCTGCCCTGGCGGACGCCCACATCGAGCGAATCTGGGCCGGACTGCGGCCGCGAGCGTTGCGGGGTCGCCCGTACATCGGCCCGTCCCCCCGATTTGAAAACCTGTATCTGGCCGCGGGGCATTTCCGCTGGGGGCTGCACCTCTCGCCGATTACCGGACTTCTGATCCGCCAGATGATCCTCGGCGATCCGCTCGAGATCGATCCATCGCCGTTCGGATTCGCGGTCGAATAA
- a CDS encoding c-type cytochrome domain-containing protein, whose product MPPFASRLYILPLALFLLLAVCSSPASAQITPEQRQELTQIKRDLAKVSGLIRQKEIDEAASLLESAEDQLKTIAEAAGLEPDDRKLLGVMPTIERYRKALENVRGKAGGGGGVSFSKDVAPIIAENCLGCHGGNNPRANLRLNTFAGWKRGGQNGLLLRPRNANASLIMARLLAPNPQQRMPRGRPPLSREELQTIAAWIGQGARYDADDDDIPLGELANRAEMEDDPSIVIPKPKGDETVSFTRDIAPFIANLCGNCHSAQRRSGGLSLVSFYDMMRGGDSGRVVLPGNREGSRLFRLVGGLENPRMPQGQARITRKNYEDLIKWFDEGNTFDGEDPRTPLREYVKTEAEMQAEQFASMSAEEFNKYRFDRSESQWKRALPNDSYAFVQSDDLLVLGNVSQQRLQQVDEWGQAAIGEVRKMFSAGSGQPWKGRLTIFVFKDRFGYDEFNLVVEERRADPKMVGHSKVTGQFQDAYVALLDVGDDPDAENPGLRANLIDHMTGAFIKRAGNTPPGWLLRGLGLAMAADVQPSNPYFRNLDKLAAEALSSLGDPEDVFAEGTFSPSTTGPVGYTLVRYMLSAGGTARFVRFVNSIVQGQSTAASARAVYQSSLDALARAYLKNLASR is encoded by the coding sequence ATGCCCCCGTTTGCGAGCCGCCTCTACATCCTGCCCCTCGCCCTCTTTCTGCTTCTGGCCGTCTGCAGTTCGCCTGCATCGGCACAGATCACTCCCGAGCAGCGTCAGGAACTGACGCAGATCAAGCGGGACCTGGCCAAGGTAAGCGGCCTGATCCGCCAGAAGGAAATCGACGAGGCGGCCAGCCTGCTCGAGTCGGCCGAAGACCAGCTCAAAACCATCGCCGAAGCAGCCGGCCTGGAACCGGATGACCGCAAGCTGCTCGGCGTGATGCCAACGATCGAACGGTACCGCAAGGCGCTCGAAAACGTTCGCGGGAAGGCGGGTGGAGGTGGCGGCGTCAGTTTCTCCAAAGACGTTGCTCCCATCATCGCCGAGAACTGCCTGGGCTGTCATGGCGGGAACAACCCGCGGGCCAACCTGCGGCTGAATACGTTCGCCGGCTGGAAACGGGGCGGACAGAACGGCCTTCTGCTCAGGCCACGCAACGCGAACGCCAGCCTCATCATGGCCCGCCTGCTGGCCCCGAATCCGCAGCAGCGGATGCCGCGGGGACGTCCTCCGCTTTCCCGCGAAGAGCTGCAGACGATTGCCGCGTGGATCGGCCAGGGAGCCCGCTACGATGCGGACGACGACGACATCCCCCTCGGAGAACTCGCGAACCGGGCCGAAATGGAAGACGATCCGAGCATCGTGATCCCCAAGCCGAAGGGGGACGAAACGGTCTCGTTTACGCGCGACATTGCTCCCTTCATCGCGAACCTCTGCGGGAACTGTCACAGTGCCCAGCGCCGTTCGGGAGGACTCTCGCTGGTCAGCTTCTACGACATGATGCGAGGGGGAGACAGCGGACGGGTCGTCCTGCCGGGCAACCGCGAAGGAAGCCGCCTGTTCCGGCTGGTCGGCGGACTCGAGAATCCCCGCATGCCGCAGGGACAGGCCCGGATTACCCGCAAGAACTACGAAGATCTCATCAAGTGGTTCGACGAAGGGAACACGTTCGACGGCGAAGATCCGCGGACGCCGCTCCGGGAGTATGTGAAGACCGAAGCCGAGATGCAGGCGGAACAGTTTGCCTCGATGTCGGCAGAGGAATTCAATAAGTACCGCTTCGATCGGTCCGAAAGCCAGTGGAAGCGGGCCCTGCCGAACGATTCGTACGCCTTCGTGCAGAGCGACGACCTGCTCGTGCTTGGCAACGTCTCCCAGCAGCGACTGCAGCAGGTGGACGAGTGGGGCCAGGCGGCCATCGGCGAAGTCCGCAAGATGTTTTCGGCCGGTTCGGGCCAGCCCTGGAAGGGACGGCTGACGATCTTCGTATTCAAGGACCGCTTCGGTTACGACGAGTTCAACCTGGTCGTTGAGGAACGCCGGGCCGATCCGAAGATGGTCGGCCATTCGAAGGTGACCGGGCAGTTTCAGGATGCTTACGTGGCCCTGCTCGATGTGGGCGACGACCCGGATGCCGAGAACCCCGGCCTGCGGGCGAATCTGATCGACCACATGACGGGCGCGTTCATCAAGCGGGCGGGCAACACGCCCCCCGGATGGTTGCTTCGGGGACTGGGGCTGGCCATGGCCGCTGACGTTCAGCCATCCAACCCGTACTTCCGCAATCTCGACAAACTGGCTGCCGAAGCCCTCTCATCACTGGGCGATCCGGAAGATGTCTTCGCGGAGGGAACGTTCTCCCCGTCGACGACCGGCCCGGTCGGCTATACCCTGGTGCGGTACATGCTGTCGGCCGGGGGAACGGCCCGGTTTGTCCGCTTCGTCAACAGCATCGTGCAGGGACAGAGTACCGCCGCGAGTGCCCGTGCCGTCTACCAGTCCAGCCTCGACGCCCTGGCCCGCGCCTACCTGAAGAACCTGGCAAGTCGCTGA
- the argS gene encoding arginine--tRNA ligase yields MNVLAELRRRLAVVLADFTENPADFASMVRPAQDPKFGDFQANCAMPLAKRHGTNPREVAAHIVDKLDLTDLCDPAEVAGPGFINLRLQDDWIVERFEQAFRDERLGVEAAASPRHVVVDFSSPNVAKPMHVGHLRSTVIGDALNRILRYLGHDVVSDNHIGDWGTQFGMIIYGYKNFLDEQHYADDPVGELARLYRLVNQLSDYHEAVRKLPEQESLLAEKQTRLDELPDPAGDKKAKKAAKKLRSEVSEIQDAIRSTKSKIAAVEDDADLKALADAHPQIARAARDETARLHAGDEENRRLWDRFLPQCLSALNRIYERLDIHFDKTLGESFYDPFLKDVVENLQQKEMAVESGGAQCVFIEGNDAPFIVQKTDGAYTYATTDLATIRYRVEELNADSILYVVDSRQSEHFKLLFETAAKWGYGDVELKHVSFGTVMGKDRKPYKTRSGDTVGLESLLDEAVAKARQIVDANDDAKRDGPELDEATRQAVAEIVGIGGIKYADLRHNRDSDYIFDWDKMLAMTGDTATYMQYAYARTRGILRKGGVTSEQLQQSPQKIVLTHSAERSLALKICRFEEALASVVDEYRPNVLTQYLFELANDFSTFYDNCHVLKEQDESLKASRLKLVDLTGRVIARGLSLLGIEVCEQM; encoded by the coding sequence ATGAACGTGCTGGCCGAACTTCGCCGGCGACTGGCCGTCGTCCTTGCCGATTTCACCGAGAACCCTGCCGACTTCGCCAGTATGGTGCGACCGGCGCAGGACCCGAAATTCGGCGACTTCCAGGCCAACTGCGCGATGCCGCTCGCCAAGCGGCACGGCACCAATCCGCGCGAAGTGGCCGCCCACATCGTCGACAAGCTGGATCTGACCGATCTGTGCGACCCGGCGGAGGTGGCCGGCCCCGGGTTCATCAATCTCCGCCTGCAGGACGACTGGATCGTCGAGCGATTCGAACAGGCGTTTCGGGACGAGCGGCTGGGGGTCGAAGCGGCCGCGTCCCCCCGGCACGTCGTCGTCGACTTCTCCTCCCCCAACGTCGCCAAGCCGATGCACGTCGGCCACCTCCGCAGCACGGTGATCGGCGATGCCCTCAACCGCATTCTGCGGTATCTCGGGCACGACGTGGTCAGCGACAACCACATCGGCGACTGGGGCACCCAGTTCGGGATGATCATCTACGGCTACAAGAACTTCCTCGACGAGCAGCACTACGCCGACGATCCGGTCGGCGAACTGGCCCGTCTCTACCGCCTGGTGAATCAGCTCAGCGACTACCACGAGGCGGTTCGCAAGCTGCCGGAACAGGAGTCGCTGCTGGCCGAGAAGCAGACCCGCCTGGACGAACTTCCCGATCCGGCCGGCGACAAGAAGGCGAAGAAGGCCGCGAAGAAACTGCGCAGCGAAGTGTCCGAGATTCAGGATGCCATTCGCTCGACGAAGTCGAAGATCGCCGCCGTTGAAGACGACGCCGACCTGAAAGCGCTCGCCGACGCCCATCCGCAGATTGCCCGGGCCGCCCGCGACGAGACGGCCCGCCTGCACGCCGGCGACGAAGAGAACCGTCGGCTGTGGGATCGGTTCCTGCCGCAGTGCCTCTCGGCGCTGAACCGGATTTACGAGCGACTGGACATCCATTTTGACAAAACGCTCGGCGAAAGCTTCTACGACCCGTTCCTCAAGGACGTGGTCGAGAATCTGCAGCAGAAAGAGATGGCCGTCGAGAGTGGCGGTGCCCAGTGCGTCTTCATCGAAGGAAACGACGCTCCCTTCATCGTGCAGAAGACCGACGGTGCCTACACCTACGCCACGACCGACCTGGCGACAATTCGCTACCGCGTCGAAGAACTGAACGCCGACTCGATCCTGTACGTGGTCGATTCCCGGCAGAGCGAGCACTTCAAGCTGCTGTTCGAAACCGCAGCGAAGTGGGGGTACGGCGACGTCGAGCTGAAGCACGTCAGCTTCGGCACCGTCATGGGCAAGGACCGCAAGCCGTACAAGACTCGCTCCGGGGATACCGTCGGACTCGAAAGCCTGCTGGACGAAGCGGTCGCCAAGGCCCGCCAGATCGTCGACGCCAACGACGATGCCAAACGGGACGGTCCGGAACTGGACGAGGCCACCCGCCAGGCCGTTGCGGAGATCGTGGGCATCGGCGGCATCAAGTACGCCGACCTGCGTCACAACCGCGACAGCGACTACATCTTCGACTGGGACAAGATGCTGGCGATGACGGGGGACACGGCGACGTACATGCAGTACGCCTACGCCCGAACTCGCGGCATCCTCCGCAAGGGGGGCGTCACCAGCGAACAGCTGCAGCAGTCACCGCAGAAGATCGTCCTCACGCATTCCGCCGAGCGGTCCCTCGCGCTCAAGATCTGCCGGTTCGAGGAGGCCCTCGCCTCTGTGGTGGACGAGTACCGGCCGAACGTCCTGACGCAGTATCTGTTTGAGTTGGCCAACGACTTCAGCACCTTCTACGACAACTGCCACGTGCTGAAGGAGCAGGACGAATCGCTCAAGGCGAGCCGCCTGAAGCTGGTCGACCTGACCGGGCGGGTGATTGCCCGCGGGCTGTCCCTGCTGGGGATCGAGGTCTGCGAGCAGATGTAG
- the rsfS gene encoding ribosome silencing factor produces MKTTGSSTISSSTSTSAASSRSLQHACLCARACDNLRGENTIVLDLTGITPLFDYFVITTGNSRRQMHAIAEECDRVLAQQNSRRMGVEGYDESNWIVEDYGDVVLHVFTGETRELYDLENLWADAPQVDWQDQLEKSGAAPPDSPPGDEPSTD; encoded by the coding sequence TTGAAAACAACGGGGAGTAGTACGATTTCCAGTTCGACGTCGACTTCCGCGGCATCGTCGCGAAGTCTGCAGCACGCCTGCCTGTGTGCACGCGCCTGCGACAATCTGCGTGGCGAGAACACGATTGTTCTCGATCTGACCGGTATTACGCCGCTGTTCGATTACTTCGTGATCACGACCGGTAACAGCCGGCGGCAGATGCACGCGATTGCCGAAGAATGTGACCGGGTCCTTGCCCAGCAGAATTCCCGCCGCATGGGTGTCGAAGGTTACGACGAAAGTAACTGGATCGTCGAGGATTACGGCGACGTCGTGCTGCACGTGTTTACGGGCGAGACCCGTGAGCTGTACGACCTGGAGAACCTCTGGGCCGACGCTCCGCAGGTGGACTGGCAGGACCAGCTCGAGAAAAGCGGTGCTGCTCCCCCCGATTCGCCGCCGGGCGATGAGCCGTCCACCGACTGA
- a CDS encoding sodium-translocating pyrophosphatase, which produces MTITNRGRNWGSHLTRAVGIGWLLEQGASPAWAAESVEVSEVSVAIGWGVAFIGSIAALVFAYRFFRWMVEQDEGDERMVEIAGHVRDGANAYLWRQYKVVAIFFAITMALLMVVAFVFKAQSPWVPFAFVSGGFFSALAGWCGMKTATLASSRTTQACKNSLNDGLQVAFRSGAVMGLTVVGLGLLDICLWFAVLHWIVGMELVEITVTMLCFGMGASSQALFARVGGGIFTKAADVGADLVGKVEAGIPEDDPRNPATIADNVGDNVGDVAGMGADLYESYCGSILASAALGVAAYAGFPKMQFMMLLLPMVLAGLGIGLSIMGIFLVRTEEGASQRNLLKALGRGVNGSSVAIAVVSALLVWLMLVKPSSGIETELAAEGLRHGTQMFGVLAAIVIGLFAGVFIGWWTEYSTSDVYAPTKRIADQAVTGPATVIIAGVAEGFYSVWVPIVIIGIAILSAFGACTGMDFQDPKLFAMGLYGVAIAAVGMLSTLGITLATDAYGPIADNAGGNAEMSEQHPSVRERTDALDSLGNTTAATGKGFAIGSAALTALALLAAYVEEVRVGIERWAVAAENVELTTDDSEANVVKLGSGVLTLRRESDDENQAYLVYPTSRAAENSDLARFADASRGDALTIDMAALVEADRVVENHHARLPDYVRFYDVTIMNPKVLVGLFMGVMLAFVFCSLTMKAVGRAAGHMVEEVRRQFRDIPGIMEGEATPDYAACVDISTAAAQREMIVPACLGLIVPILVGLVLGVGGVMGMLAGGLTSGFAVAIMMANSGGAWDNAKKYIESGAHGGKGTDAHKAAVVGDTVGDPFKDTSGPSLNILIKLMSMVSVVFAGLVVQYALAF; this is translated from the coding sequence ATGACAATCACGAACCGTGGCCGGAACTGGGGCTCGCATCTGACGCGGGCAGTTGGAATCGGATGGCTGCTGGAACAAGGAGCTTCGCCCGCATGGGCGGCCGAATCGGTTGAGGTGAGTGAAGTCAGCGTCGCGATCGGCTGGGGGGTCGCGTTTATCGGGTCGATTGCCGCTCTCGTCTTCGCCTACAGATTCTTCCGCTGGATGGTCGAGCAGGACGAAGGGGACGAGCGGATGGTCGAAATCGCGGGCCACGTCCGCGACGGAGCCAATGCTTACCTCTGGCGACAGTACAAAGTCGTCGCCATCTTCTTCGCGATTACCATGGCTTTGCTGATGGTCGTCGCCTTTGTCTTCAAGGCGCAGTCCCCCTGGGTCCCCTTCGCCTTTGTTTCCGGCGGGTTCTTCTCGGCCCTGGCCGGCTGGTGCGGAATGAAGACCGCGACCCTGGCCAGTTCGCGAACCACACAGGCCTGCAAGAATTCCCTCAACGACGGCCTGCAGGTCGCCTTCCGCAGCGGTGCGGTGATGGGCCTGACCGTCGTCGGACTCGGTCTGCTCGACATCTGCCTCTGGTTCGCGGTCCTGCACTGGATCGTCGGCATGGAGCTGGTCGAGATCACCGTCACCATGCTCTGCTTCGGCATGGGAGCGAGCAGTCAGGCACTGTTTGCCCGCGTAGGTGGCGGCATCTTCACCAAGGCGGCCGACGTCGGTGCCGACCTGGTAGGTAAAGTCGAAGCGGGCATCCCCGAAGATGATCCCCGTAACCCGGCGACGATTGCCGACAACGTGGGCGACAATGTCGGTGACGTTGCCGGCATGGGAGCCGACCTGTACGAGTCGTACTGCGGTTCGATTCTGGCCAGTGCCGCTCTGGGCGTCGCCGCCTACGCCGGTTTCCCCAAGATGCAGTTCATGATGCTGCTGCTGCCGATGGTCCTCGCCGGCCTGGGCATCGGCCTTTCGATCATGGGCATTTTTCTGGTTCGGACCGAAGAAGGAGCCAGCCAGCGGAACCTGCTGAAGGCCCTCGGTCGCGGCGTGAACGGCAGCAGCGTGGCGATTGCAGTCGTGTCTGCCCTCCTCGTCTGGCTGATGCTCGTCAAACCATCGTCCGGCATCGAAACCGAACTTGCCGCCGAAGGACTCCGCCACGGGACTCAGATGTTCGGCGTGCTTGCCGCGATCGTCATTGGGCTGTTTGCGGGCGTGTTCATCGGCTGGTGGACCGAATACTCGACCAGCGATGTTTACGCACCGACCAAACGGATCGCCGACCAGGCGGTCACCGGTCCGGCGACCGTGATCATTGCCGGCGTCGCCGAAGGCTTTTACAGCGTCTGGGTGCCGATCGTCATCATCGGTATTGCGATCCTGTCGGCGTTTGGTGCCTGCACCGGCATGGACTTCCAGGATCCCAAGCTCTTCGCGATGGGCCTGTACGGCGTGGCCATCGCCGCGGTGGGAATGCTCAGCACGCTGGGCATCACGCTCGCCACCGATGCCTACGGCCCGATTGCCGACAACGCCGGCGGCAACGCCGAGATGAGCGAACAGCATCCTTCCGTCCGCGAGCGGACCGACGCTCTGGACAGTCTGGGGAACACCACCGCCGCGACCGGCAAGGGTTTCGCCATTGGATCGGCCGCGCTGACGGCTCTGGCGCTGCTGGCCGCTTACGTGGAAGAGGTGCGGGTCGGCATCGAGCGCTGGGCGGTCGCTGCTGAGAATGTCGAACTCACCACCGACGACAGCGAGGCCAACGTGGTCAAGCTCGGTTCGGGTGTCCTGACGCTTCGTCGGGAATCGGACGACGAGAACCAGGCCTATCTCGTCTATCCGACCTCGCGTGCCGCAGAAAACTCGGATCTGGCCCGATTCGCCGACGCCAGTCGCGGCGACGCCCTGACGATCGACATGGCTGCCCTTGTAGAAGCCGACCGGGTCGTTGAGAACCATCATGCCCGGCTGCCCGATTACGTCCGTTTTTACGACGTCACCATCATGAACCCCAAAGTGCTGGTCGGTCTCTTTATGGGAGTGATGCTGGCATTCGTTTTCTGCTCGTTGACGATGAAGGCGGTCGGACGGGCCGCCGGCCACATGGTGGAAGAGGTCCGTCGCCAGTTCCGGGATATTCCGGGAATCATGGAAGGCGAGGCGACCCCGGACTACGCCGCCTGTGTCGACATCAGTACGGCAGCGGCACAGCGTGAAATGATCGTCCCGGCCTGCCTGGGGCTGATCGTGCCGATTCTGGTCGGTCTGGTGCTCGGTGTCGGCGGGGTGATGGGAATGCTGGCCGGCGGTCTGACGTCCGGATTCGCCGTCGCGATCATGATGGCCAACTCCGGCGGTGCCTGGGACAATGCGAAGAAGTACATCGAATCGGGCGCCCACGGCGGCAAAGGGACGGACGCACACAAGGCGGCCGTCGTCGGCGATACCGTCGGCGACCCGTTCAAGGACACTTCCGGACCGAGCTTGAACATCCTCATCAAATTGATGAGCATGGTGTCAGTGGTCTTTGCCGGGCTTGTCGTCCAGTACGCGCTCGCATTCTGA
- a CDS encoding AAA family ATPase, whose protein sequence is MASEKRDFDEFLEKFRRHRELMTEELHKVIVGQDAVIEQILSAIFTGGHCLLVGVPGLAKTLVVSTIARILDVQFKRIQFTPDLMPSDITGTNVLDESDSGRREFRFVQGPVFTNILLADEINRTPPKTQAALLQSMQEREVTAGQQTFDLPEPFFVIATQNPIEQEGTYPLPEAQLDRFMFNIKVDYPKLEEEEQILTSTTSGERPEVRKVLSAKAILYLQKQINQIEVGPLTVGYVARLVRATRPVDGSAPKFIRDLVDWGAGPRAGQYLIHGARAIAAMDGRPAVSFEDIRRVAIPVLRHRISPNFQAQAEGLSTDDIIMRLVEEIPEPNVPKYE, encoded by the coding sequence TTGGCCAGCGAGAAACGCGACTTTGACGAATTCCTCGAGAAGTTCCGCCGGCACCGCGAGCTGATGACCGAGGAACTGCACAAGGTGATCGTCGGGCAGGATGCCGTCATCGAGCAGATCCTCTCCGCGATCTTCACCGGCGGTCATTGCCTGCTGGTCGGTGTGCCCGGCCTGGCCAAGACGCTTGTGGTCAGCACGATCGCCCGCATCCTCGATGTGCAGTTCAAGCGGATCCAGTTTACGCCCGACCTGATGCCCTCCGACATCACCGGCACCAACGTGCTCGACGAGTCGGACAGTGGTCGCCGCGAATTCCGCTTCGTGCAGGGACCGGTCTTCACCAACATTCTGCTGGCGGACGAAATCAACCGGACGCCGCCGAAGACGCAGGCGGCTCTGCTGCAGTCGATGCAGGAGCGGGAAGTGACCGCCGGTCAGCAGACGTTCGATCTGCCCGAACCGTTTTTCGTGATCGCGACGCAGAACCCGATCGAGCAGGAAGGAACCTATCCGCTGCCCGAAGCCCAGCTCGACCGGTTCATGTTCAACATCAAGGTCGACTACCCGAAGCTCGAAGAGGAAGAACAGATCCTCACGTCGACCACCTCAGGCGAACGGCCGGAGGTCCGCAAGGTGCTCTCGGCGAAGGCCATCCTGTATCTGCAGAAGCAGATCAACCAGATCGAGGTCGGCCCGCTGACCGTCGGATACGTGGCTCGGCTGGTGCGCGCCACGCGACCGGTCGACGGTTCGGCCCCGAAATTCATTCGGGATCTCGTTGACTGGGGTGCCGGTCCCCGTGCCGGTCAGTACCTCATCCACGGGGCGCGGGCGATTGCCGCTATGGACGGACGCCCTGCGGTTTCCTTTGAAGATATCCGCCGTGTGGCGATCCCGGTGCTGCGTCACCGCATCTCGCCGAACTTCCAGGCCCAGGCGGAAGGCCTCTCGACCGACGACATCATCATGCGTCTTGTGGAAGAGATCCCGGAGCCGAATGTTCCGAAGTATGAATAG